A window from gamma proteobacterium SS-5 encodes these proteins:
- a CDS encoding EAL domain-containing protein produces MTDHNPLMQGRQPPWKALFDMLPDGVLILDPDTTKPLFFNHTACAQLGYSAEQFRQTPISAYELLETPQQTRARVEKIKHQGRDDFITRHRRRDGSLMDVRVTVMAQTLDARQVFLCIFRDIGELRQAEEQCRTKSQFLAGVSHELRTPLNAILGYAQLIEMQPGQADMALNNAREITQAGQQLLDLLNQMLDLAQQQGQRAEAEQEARPPADPADRPTRVLIVEDHPANQILLKNQLRRIGYPADVAGDGQAALEQWRKADYDIILTDLNMPRMDGCQLARNIRQQAGDKRPAIIAITAAAISEELHRCREAGMDDALAKPVDLEQLRHLMARWLPSPATGEGPGETPPAAPPGPESSPPVQDQSLDPVLDIPQLYGLLGSQERGLCAEILQSFLDSASSGLAQLQAGSGGAAAIAQEMHKQKSSARTVGALRYARLAETLERQGRQGRVQEGLLAELGRQLEQVRQAVEGYLASPETAVTASPADEKMALSILVVDDDPVLLCQLRALLQGIGVRRVVTANTGREALARMSQAKAPFELLICDLNMPEMDGVEFTRKLAEQHYTGGIVLISGEDGRTLQAASTLITAQGLQVAGSLSKPVTQAALLPLLQRIAPSQSSGQRARPDGPRYTAEHLRQAIQRGELENHYQPKIELRSGDWIGVETLVRWRHPQDGLVFPDRFIDLAEAHGLIEELTRCVLDQALVQAQQWLAQGLDLRLAVNVSMDNLGDLDLPDRLARQVEQAGLGAERIILEVTESRLMRDRLTVLDILTRLRLKKFHLSIDDFGTGHSSLSQLRDLPFDQLKVDRSFVHGARNDPTKQAIYEASLRMGQQIGMEVVGEGVEDREDWDFLRNSGCRIAQGYFIARPMPAEQLIDWHRGWCQRLRDEELV; encoded by the coding sequence ATGACTGACCACAACCCCCTGATGCAAGGCCGACAGCCGCCCTGGAAGGCCCTGTTCGACATGCTGCCCGATGGCGTGTTGATACTCGACCCGGATACCACCAAGCCCCTGTTCTTCAACCACACCGCCTGTGCCCAGCTGGGTTACAGCGCCGAGCAGTTCCGCCAGACCCCGATCTCCGCCTACGAGTTGCTGGAGACCCCGCAGCAGACCCGCGCCAGGGTGGAGAAGATCAAGCATCAGGGGCGTGACGACTTCATCACCCGTCATCGGCGTCGGGACGGCAGCCTGATGGACGTACGGGTCACCGTCATGGCCCAGACCCTCGATGCCAGGCAGGTATTCCTCTGTATCTTCCGGGATATCGGCGAACTCAGGCAGGCAGAGGAGCAGTGCCGCACCAAGAGCCAATTCCTGGCCGGTGTCAGCCATGAACTGCGTACCCCGCTGAACGCCATCCTGGGCTACGCCCAGTTGATCGAGATGCAGCCGGGGCAGGCCGACATGGCCCTGAACAACGCCCGCGAGATCACCCAGGCCGGCCAGCAACTGCTCGACCTGCTCAATCAGATGCTGGACCTGGCGCAACAACAGGGCCAGAGGGCAGAGGCCGAGCAGGAGGCCCGGCCCCCGGCCGACCCGGCGGATCGGCCGACACGGGTACTGATAGTGGAGGATCACCCGGCCAATCAGATTCTGCTAAAAAACCAGTTGCGGCGCATCGGCTACCCAGCGGACGTGGCGGGCGATGGCCAGGCCGCCCTGGAGCAGTGGCGCAAGGCCGATTACGACATCATCCTCACCGATCTCAACATGCCGCGCATGGATGGCTGCCAACTGGCGCGCAACATCCGTCAGCAGGCCGGCGACAAGCGCCCGGCGATCATCGCCATCACCGCCGCCGCCATCTCGGAAGAGCTGCACCGCTGCCGCGAGGCGGGCATGGACGATGCCCTGGCCAAGCCGGTGGACCTGGAGCAACTGCGCCACCTGATGGCCCGCTGGCTGCCCTCCCCGGCCACCGGCGAAGGCCCGGGCGAGACGCCACCCGCAGCGCCGCCAGGGCCCGAGTCCAGCCCGCCAGTGCAGGATCAGAGCCTGGACCCGGTGCTGGACATACCCCAGCTGTACGGCCTGCTGGGCAGCCAGGAGCGCGGCCTGTGCGCGGAGATCCTGCAAAGCTTCCTGGACAGCGCCAGCTCAGGCCTGGCGCAGCTCCAGGCAGGGTCTGGCGGGGCCGCGGCCATCGCCCAGGAGATGCACAAGCAAAAATCCTCGGCCCGTACCGTGGGTGCCCTGCGCTACGCCCGCCTGGCCGAGACCCTGGAGCGGCAGGGCCGCCAGGGGAGGGTGCAGGAGGGCCTGCTGGCCGAGCTGGGCAGGCAGCTGGAGCAGGTACGCCAAGCCGTGGAGGGCTACCTGGCCAGTCCGGAGACGGCGGTTACGGCCAGTCCCGCCGATGAAAAGATGGCCCTGTCCATCCTGGTGGTGGACGACGACCCCGTGCTGTTGTGCCAGTTGCGCGCCCTGCTGCAAGGCATAGGCGTGCGCCGGGTGGTCACCGCCAACACCGGACGCGAGGCCCTGGCGCGGATGAGTCAGGCCAAGGCTCCCTTTGAGTTGCTCATCTGCGACCTGAACATGCCGGAGATGGATGGCGTGGAGTTCACCCGCAAACTGGCCGAGCAGCACTACACCGGTGGCATTGTCCTGATCAGCGGCGAGGATGGCCGTACCCTGCAGGCGGCCAGTACCCTGATCACCGCCCAGGGCCTGCAGGTGGCCGGCAGCCTGTCCAAGCCGGTGACCCAGGCGGCCCTGCTACCCCTGCTGCAACGCATAGCGCCGAGCCAGTCAAGCGGCCAGCGCGCCCGGCCAGATGGGCCGCGCTACACGGCAGAGCACCTGCGCCAGGCCATCCAGCGCGGTGAGCTGGAGAACCATTATCAGCCCAAGATCGAGCTGCGCAGCGGTGACTGGATCGGCGTGGAGACACTGGTGCGCTGGCGTCACCCCCAGGATGGCCTGGTGTTTCCCGACCGCTTCATCGACCTGGCCGAGGCCCATGGCCTGATCGAGGAGCTGACCCGGTGCGTATTGGATCAGGCCCTGGTCCAGGCGCAACAGTGGCTGGCCCAGGGGCTGGACCTGCGCCTGGCGGTGAATGTCTCGATGGATAATCTGGGCGATCTGGACCTGCCCGACCGCCTGGCGCGTCAGGTAGAACAGGCCGGGCTGGGCGCGGAGCGCATCATCCTGGAGGTGACCGAGAGCCGCCTGATGCGCGATCGGCTCACGGTGCTGGACATTCTCACCCGCCTGCGGCTGAAGAAGTTCCACCTGTCCATCGACGACTTCGGCACCGGCCACTCTTCCCTCAGCCAACTGCGTGACCTGCCCTTTGATCAGCTCAAGGTCGATCGCAGCTTTGTCCACGGTGCCCGCAACGACCCCACCAAACAGGCCATCTACGAGGCCAGCCTGCGCATGGGCCAGCAGATCGGCATGGAGGTAGTGGGCGAGGGGGTGGAGGACCGGGAGGACTGGGATTTTCTGCGTAACAGCGGCTGCCGCATAGCCCAGGGCTATTTCATCGCCAGGCCCATGCCCGCCGAACAATTGATCGACTGGCACCGGGGCTGGTGCCAGCGCCTGCGGGACGAGGAGTTGGTCTAG
- a CDS encoding extracellular solute-binding protein, with the protein MSITATNKPGAYVQTQAAPTQPGRRGFLKQGAATVAALGFPSIIKAVNRPPTLRVLGTHVTLQEVLRQQAERDLGIQIEFSPGGDAEILLQASTDPASFDLYEQWSNSLKVLWQANAIQPIDINRLRYWDEINDLTKRGRISPKARLGSGDAPYKLLYVQADGRLGPQPSEAISFLPYVHNADSFGYNSAIIPRGTPYETESWGWLLEPTHLGRVAITNEPSIGIYDLALAVQSQGLMEFADMGAMSRVEIDQLFAIVMDFKRRGHFRGVWTSVPHSIELMASGEVVIESMFSPAASSLNGMGIPCIYAAPKEGYRAWHGVMCLSSATQGEQQEAAYAYMNWWLSGWPGAFIARQGYYISNPQRSRAFMSQAEWDYWYAGQPATEPLPGTDGRVSVQPGTVRNGGSYQTRFENLAVWNTVLDDYEYSLNKWREFVLA; encoded by the coding sequence ATGTCCATAACAGCCACTAACAAGCCAGGGGCTTATGTCCAGACCCAGGCCGCGCCGACCCAGCCGGGGCGGCGCGGGTTTCTCAAGCAGGGGGCCGCGACCGTGGCCGCCCTGGGCTTTCCGTCCATCATCAAGGCGGTCAACCGCCCACCCACCCTGCGCGTGCTGGGCACCCACGTTACCCTGCAGGAGGTGCTGCGCCAGCAAGCCGAGCGCGATCTGGGCATCCAGATCGAGTTTTCTCCCGGCGGTGATGCCGAGATCCTGCTCCAGGCCTCCACCGACCCTGCCTCCTTCGATCTCTACGAACAATGGTCCAACAGTCTCAAGGTGCTCTGGCAGGCCAATGCCATCCAGCCCATCGACATCAACCGGCTACGCTACTGGGACGAGATCAACGACCTGACCAAGCGCGGCCGCATCAGCCCCAAGGCCCGCCTGGGCAGCGGCGATGCCCCCTACAAGCTGCTCTATGTACAGGCCGATGGCCGCCTCGGGCCGCAGCCAAGCGAGGCAATCAGCTTTCTGCCCTATGTACACAATGCCGATTCCTTCGGCTACAACAGCGCCATCATCCCCAGGGGCACGCCCTATGAGACGGAAAGCTGGGGCTGGCTGCTGGAGCCGACCCACCTCGGCCGGGTGGCGATCACCAACGAGCCGAGCATCGGCATCTACGACCTGGCCCTGGCGGTGCAGAGCCAGGGGCTGATGGAGTTTGCCGACATGGGGGCCATGAGCCGGGTGGAGATCGACCAGTTGTTTGCCATTGTCATGGACTTCAAGCGGCGTGGCCATTTCCGTGGCGTCTGGACCTCGGTACCCCATTCCATCGAGCTTATGGCCTCCGGCGAGGTGGTGATCGAGAGCATGTTCTCGCCCGCCGCCAGCAGCCTCAACGGCATGGGCATCCCCTGCATCTACGCCGCGCCCAAGGAGGGCTACCGCGCCTGGCACGGGGTCATGTGTCTATCCAGCGCCACCCAGGGGGAGCAGCAGGAGGCGGCCTACGCCTACATGAACTGGTGGCTGTCGGGCTGGCCGGGGGCCTTTATCGCCCGCCAGGGCTATTACATCTCCAATCCGCAGCGCTCGCGGGCCTTCATGAGCCAGGCCGAGTGGGACTATTGGTATGCAGGCCAACCCGCCACCGAGCCCCTGCCGGGCACCGACGGCCGGGTCTCGGTACAGCCCGGCACGGTACGCAACGGCGGCTCCTACCAGACCCGTTTCGAGAACCTGGCGGTGTGGAACACGGTGCTGGACGACTACGAATACAGCCTGAACAAATGGCGTGAGTTTGTGTTGGCCTAA